The Cellulophaga sp. L1A9 genome window below encodes:
- the msrB gene encoding peptide-methionine (R)-S-oxide reductase MsrB, with product MLTWKNIISFATTGNPEPDKRVEKTEEEWKAQLTPEQYRVMRKKGTEAPHTGALCTSYESGQYNCACCNTPLFDSTIKFESGTGWPSFTQPIKENAIKYFKDSSFGMVRVEVLCNTCDAHLGHIFPDGPEPSGLRYCINSESMVLDSSEVN from the coding sequence ATGTTAACATGGAAAAACATTATTTCGTTTGCCACAACAGGAAATCCTGAGCCTGATAAACGAGTAGAGAAAACTGAAGAAGAATGGAAAGCGCAATTAACTCCTGAGCAATATAGAGTTATGCGTAAAAAAGGTACAGAAGCACCACATACCGGAGCGCTTTGTACTAGTTACGAATCAGGTCAATATAATTGTGCTTGTTGCAATACTCCTCTTTTTGATTCGACCATAAAATTTGAATCTGGAACAGGTTGGCCTAGTTTTACGCAACCTATAAAAGAAAATGCAATTAAGTATTTTAAAGATTCTTCTTTTGGGATGGTTCGGGTAGAAGTATTGTGTAATACTTGTGATGCGCATTTAGGACACATTTTTCCTGATGGACCAGAACCAAGTGGACTTCGATATTGCATAAATTCGGAATCTATGGTGTTAGATTCTTCAGAGGTAAATTAA
- the msrA gene encoding peptide-methionine (S)-S-oxide reductase MsrA, with amino-acid sequence MSQNETATFGGGCFWCLEAIFRQIEGVTDVVSGYAGGNCPGTPTYREVCSGKTGHAEVIRVEFDRGIIRYKDLLNIFMNNHNPTLKTNINGTYGSQYRSIILYESKAHQKIAQEIIYLQHEKGTKKILTEVIELKQFYQAEEYHQDYFTKNKEAAYCSRIITPKLEKLNKELYKK; translated from the coding sequence ATGTCACAAAATGAAACGGCTACTTTTGGTGGTGGTTGCTTCTGGTGTTTAGAAGCTATTTTTAGACAGATTGAAGGTGTTACGGATGTAGTTTCGGGATATGCAGGCGGTAATTGCCCTGGTACACCAACCTACAGAGAAGTGTGTTCTGGTAAGACGGGACACGCAGAAGTGATTAGGGTTGAATTTGATCGTGGTATTATTCGTTATAAAGATCTTTTAAATATCTTTATGAACAATCATAACCCTACCTTAAAAACAAACATTAATGGTACGTATGGTTCACAATACCGCTCTATAATTTTGTATGAATCGAAGGCACATCAAAAAATAGCCCAAGAAATAATTTATTTACAGCATGAAAAGGGTACTAAAAAGATACTTACAGAAGTAATAGAATTAAAACAGTTTTACCAAGCAGAAGAATACCATCAGGATTATTTTACCAAAAATAAGGAAGCTGCCTATTGTAGTCGGATAATCACGCCGAAATTAGAAAAATTAAACAAGGAATTATATAAAAAATAG
- the msrA gene encoding peptide-methionine (S)-S-oxide reductase MsrA, whose product MSAFKKAYIAGGCFWGMEDLFRVRPGIKDTEVGYIGGDNENPTYHNHSSHAEGVELTYDPSETSFKEILDYFFRIHNPTTLDQQGNDRGSSYRSTIFFQNEEEKAIAEEVIALVNKSNRWGADAVTTLEPYTTFWLAEPEHQDFLLKRPNGYTCHFERFATFL is encoded by the coding sequence ATGAGTGCATTTAAAAAAGCATATATCGCAGGTGGATGTTTTTGGGGAATGGAAGATCTATTTCGCGTACGTCCAGGAATTAAAGATACGGAGGTAGGTTACATTGGTGGAGATAATGAAAATCCTACCTATCACAACCATTCTAGCCATGCAGAAGGGGTAGAGCTTACCTACGATCCTTCAGAAACTTCGTTTAAAGAGATTTTAGATTATTTCTTTAGAATTCATAACCCTACAACATTAGACCAACAAGGAAATGATAGAGGCTCTAGTTACCGATCTACTATCTTTTTTCAGAATGAAGAAGAGAAAGCAATAGCCGAAGAAGTAATTGCTTTAGTCAATAAGTCTAACAGATGGGGAGCAGATGCTGTAACCACCTTAGAACCTTATACCACCTTTTGGTTGGCAGAACCAGAACACCAAGATTTTTTGTTGAAAAGGCCTAATGGATATACATGCCATTTTGAGCGCTTTGCTACATTTTTATAA
- a CDS encoding DoxX family protein: MKNLKTYYVISLLFFSLAILGAVGNSIINYDVIVLKIIKLGYPTYLLQVIGAAQVIGIAILILNKTNWIREWAYAGFFMNLFFGILAHLLAKDGNGATAVACLIALLVNYVVYKKMKETKKLQKKQQKQQTVLKKVV; this comes from the coding sequence ATGAAAAATCTAAAAACCTACTATGTTATTTCTTTACTATTTTTTTCTTTAGCCATCCTGGGAGCGGTAGGCAATAGTATTATTAATTACGATGTTATAGTCCTTAAAATTATTAAATTAGGGTATCCTACCTATCTATTACAAGTCATCGGAGCGGCACAAGTTATAGGGATTGCTATTCTAATCCTAAATAAAACCAATTGGATTCGTGAATGGGCTTATGCAGGATTCTTTATGAACTTATTCTTTGGAATACTAGCTCACTTATTGGCTAAAGATGGTAATGGTGCTACTGCTGTAGCTTGTCTAATTGCACTCTTAGTAAATTATGTCGTCTATAAAAAAATGAAGGAAACAAAAAAGCTTCAAAAAAAACAACAAAAACAACAAACTGTTTTAAAAAAAGTAGTTTAA
- a CDS encoding LemA family protein, whose product MSPLISYSIIALLIVGIISVIISAYNKLIMLKNNVDKAFFNIDVLLKQRADEIPNLIKVVKESMHYEEATLTKLTELRTSYFSSNKQEEKIGLSNQMDALVNSIFVISENYPDLKANKNFTMLQQRVSGIEDAIADRREFYNESINMYNIGIAEFPPVILAKLLGYKEKALLQITALEKKYDGIQF is encoded by the coding sequence ATGAGTCCATTAATTTCGTATTCCATTATTGCTTTATTAATCGTAGGTATAATTAGTGTAATTATTTCTGCTTATAACAAGTTAATAATGCTAAAAAACAATGTAGATAAAGCATTTTTCAATATTGATGTGCTTTTAAAACAGCGTGCAGATGAGATTCCAAATCTGATTAAAGTTGTTAAAGAAAGCATGCATTATGAAGAAGCTACGCTTACAAAACTTACAGAACTTAGAACTTCTTATTTTAGCTCCAACAAGCAAGAAGAAAAGATAGGGTTATCAAATCAAATGGATGCATTGGTAAATTCCATTTTTGTGATCTCAGAGAATTATCCTGACTTAAAGGCAAATAAAAATTTTACCATGCTACAGCAAAGGGTTTCTGGAATAGAAGATGCTATTGCCGATCGCAGAGAATTTTATAATGAAAGCATTAATATGTATAATATTGGAATTGCAGAATTCCCTCCCGTTATTTTAGCAAAATTATTAGGGTATAAAGAAAAGGCCTTATTACAGATCACCGCTTTAGAAAAAAAATATGACGGAATTCAGTTTTAA